The following proteins come from a genomic window of Stigmatopora nigra isolate UIUO_SnigA chromosome 9, RoL_Snig_1.1, whole genome shotgun sequence:
- the ipp gene encoding actin-binding protein IPP isoform X1 → MLSGVPSRYLIILCNTGSKSVEIIDPVLNCSAFSSSTKCVSTSTCAGDAATVMATQAPEQALLASDHYARVILAQLNKMRLRTDFCDVQLRVGGRVFKVHRLVLAASSQYFSALFSGGMSEANKEEVEIMGVSTGVFEVLLDFVYTGTINVTIDNVQELMLAADMLQFNEVVSICGEFLKGHMDPSNCVGIFQFLEQIACMEMLEFSENYIHVHFLEVCISDEFRGLSKDQIIKLLRSEELRIEDEYQVFTAAMEWVLQDVAKRKKYVVEVLEPVRFPLLSPQRLFKYIEGMTDFSLRVALQTLLKEYIEVTKSPKDKMHCQLHQVKMRPRRKARKYVYAIGGYTRLQGGRWSDSRALSCVERFDTFNQYWTTVSSLHQARSGLGVAVLEGMIYVVGGEKDSMIFDCTERYDPVTKQWAAVASLNFPRCGVGVSPCHGALYALGGWIGSEIGSTMERYDPEENKWEVIGDMAVPRYYFGCCELQGFIYVIGGISEEGTELRSAEAYDPITRRWSALPIMLTRRAYVGVACLNNCIYAVGGRNEAVGALETVEKYCPEQEKWIEVAPMSTARAGASVSAVNGLLYAVGGRAASRTFSAPVTIDSVEIYDPHLDTWTEVGNMIASRSDGGLAVL, encoded by the exons ATGCTAAGTGGTGTGCCAAGTAGATATTTAATAATTCTGTGTAATACTGG AAGTAAAAGTGTGGAAATAATTGACCCAGTGTTGAACTGTTCAGCCTTCTCATCCTCCACCAAATGTGTGTCAACATCTACTTGTGCTGGTGATGCTGCTACTGTCATGGCAACACAGGCTCCCGAGCAGGCTCTGTTGGCCTCGGACCACTACGCAAGGGTCATCCTTGCCCAGTTGAACAAAATGAGGCTACGCACTGACTTTTGTGATGTTCAGCTGAGGGTCGGCGGTCGCGTTTTCAAAGTACATCGGCTGGTGCTGGCGGCCAGTAGCCAATACTTTTCAGCTCTTTTCTCTGGAGGCATGAGCGAAGCCAATAAAGAAGAAGTGGAGATTATGGGAGTTAGCACTGGAGTTTTTGAGGTTTTGCTGGACTTTGTTTACACAG GCACTATAAACGTGACCATAGACAATGTTCAAGAACTGATGTTGGCAGCAGATATGTTGCAGTTCAACGAGGTGGTCAGCATATGTGGTGAGTTTCTCAAGGGCCACATGGATCCATCCAATTGTGTTGGCATCTTTCAGTTCCTTGAGCAGATTGCCTGCATGGAAATGCTGGAGTTTTCTGAAAACTATATTCACGTTCACTTCCTTGAG GTTTGTATTAGTGACGAATTCAGGGGCCTCTCGAAGGATCAGATCATTAAGCTTCTAAGAAGTGAAGAGCTGAGAATTGAGGATGAGTATCAAGTGTTCACTGCGGCTATGGAGTGGGTTCTCCAAGATGTggccaagagaaaaaaatatgtggtgGAGGTATTGGAACCAGTGCGCTTTCCTCTACTTTCGCCCCAGAGGCTGTTCAAATACATAGAGG GTATGACTGATTTCAGCCTGAGGGTAGCCCTGCAGACGCTTTTAAAGGAGTATATTGAAGTCACAAAGTCTCCCAAGGACAAGATGCACTGTCAACTACATCAAGTGAAGATGAGACCGAGAAGAAAAGCTAGGAAATATGTTTATGCCATAG GAGGATACACTCGGTTGCAAGGTGGCCGGTGGAGTGACAGCAGGGCGCTAAGTTGCGTGGAGCGCTTTGACACTTTCAACCAGTACTGGACCACAGTGTCATCTCTCCATCAGGCTCGCAGCGGGCTGGGGGTTGCAGTACTCGAGGGCATGATCTATGTGGTTGGAG GAGAGAAAGACTCGATGATATTTGATTGCACAGAGAGATACGACCCAGTGACAAAACAATGGGCTGCTGTGGCTTCTCTGAATTTCCCTCGCTGTGGAGTTGGCGTCTCTCCTTGCCATGGAGCTCTGTACGCACTAG GCGGGTGGATCGGCTCTGAGATCGGTAGCACAATGGAACGTTACGACCCAGAGGAAAATAAGTGGGAGGTCATAGGCGACATGGCCGTTCCCCGCTATTATTTTGGTTGCTGCGAGCTACAAG GTTTTATTTACGTTATTGGAGGAATCAGCGAAGAAGGCACAGAGCTGCGCTCAGCAGAAGCGTACGATCCCATCACACGTCGGTGGAGCGCCTTGCCTATTATGCTTACACGTCGAGCCTATGTAGGAGTGGCCTGCCTCAATAACTGCATTTATGCAGTGGGTGGTCGGAATGAGGCTGTGGGTGCTTTGGAGACGGTAGAAAAGTACTGTCCAGAACAG GAGAAGTGGATTGAAGTGGCTCCAATGTCTACAGCGCGTGCAGGGGCATCTGTGTCAGCAGTTAATGGATTGTTGTATGCTGTTGGCGGAAGGGCCGCCAGCAGAACTTTTTCTGCCCCAGTGACAATTGACTCCGTGGAGATCTACGACCCTCACCTGGACACGTGGACAGAAGTTGGCAACATGATCGCCAGTCGCTCTGATGGTGGGCTGGCTGTGCTCTGA
- the ipp gene encoding actin-binding protein IPP isoform X2, translating to MATQAPEQALLASDHYARVILAQLNKMRLRTDFCDVQLRVGGRVFKVHRLVLAASSQYFSALFSGGMSEANKEEVEIMGVSTGVFEVLLDFVYTGTINVTIDNVQELMLAADMLQFNEVVSICGEFLKGHMDPSNCVGIFQFLEQIACMEMLEFSENYIHVHFLEVCISDEFRGLSKDQIIKLLRSEELRIEDEYQVFTAAMEWVLQDVAKRKKYVVEVLEPVRFPLLSPQRLFKYIEGMTDFSLRVALQTLLKEYIEVTKSPKDKMHCQLHQVKMRPRRKARKYVYAIGGYTRLQGGRWSDSRALSCVERFDTFNQYWTTVSSLHQARSGLGVAVLEGMIYVVGGEKDSMIFDCTERYDPVTKQWAAVASLNFPRCGVGVSPCHGALYALGGWIGSEIGSTMERYDPEENKWEVIGDMAVPRYYFGCCELQGFIYVIGGISEEGTELRSAEAYDPITRRWSALPIMLTRRAYVGVACLNNCIYAVGGRNEAVGALETVEKYCPEQEKWIEVAPMSTARAGASVSAVNGLLYAVGGRAASRTFSAPVTIDSVEIYDPHLDTWTEVGNMIASRSDGGLAVL from the exons ATGGCAACACAGGCTCCCGAGCAGGCTCTGTTGGCCTCGGACCACTACGCAAGGGTCATCCTTGCCCAGTTGAACAAAATGAGGCTACGCACTGACTTTTGTGATGTTCAGCTGAGGGTCGGCGGTCGCGTTTTCAAAGTACATCGGCTGGTGCTGGCGGCCAGTAGCCAATACTTTTCAGCTCTTTTCTCTGGAGGCATGAGCGAAGCCAATAAAGAAGAAGTGGAGATTATGGGAGTTAGCACTGGAGTTTTTGAGGTTTTGCTGGACTTTGTTTACACAG GCACTATAAACGTGACCATAGACAATGTTCAAGAACTGATGTTGGCAGCAGATATGTTGCAGTTCAACGAGGTGGTCAGCATATGTGGTGAGTTTCTCAAGGGCCACATGGATCCATCCAATTGTGTTGGCATCTTTCAGTTCCTTGAGCAGATTGCCTGCATGGAAATGCTGGAGTTTTCTGAAAACTATATTCACGTTCACTTCCTTGAG GTTTGTATTAGTGACGAATTCAGGGGCCTCTCGAAGGATCAGATCATTAAGCTTCTAAGAAGTGAAGAGCTGAGAATTGAGGATGAGTATCAAGTGTTCACTGCGGCTATGGAGTGGGTTCTCCAAGATGTggccaagagaaaaaaatatgtggtgGAGGTATTGGAACCAGTGCGCTTTCCTCTACTTTCGCCCCAGAGGCTGTTCAAATACATAGAGG GTATGACTGATTTCAGCCTGAGGGTAGCCCTGCAGACGCTTTTAAAGGAGTATATTGAAGTCACAAAGTCTCCCAAGGACAAGATGCACTGTCAACTACATCAAGTGAAGATGAGACCGAGAAGAAAAGCTAGGAAATATGTTTATGCCATAG GAGGATACACTCGGTTGCAAGGTGGCCGGTGGAGTGACAGCAGGGCGCTAAGTTGCGTGGAGCGCTTTGACACTTTCAACCAGTACTGGACCACAGTGTCATCTCTCCATCAGGCTCGCAGCGGGCTGGGGGTTGCAGTACTCGAGGGCATGATCTATGTGGTTGGAG GAGAGAAAGACTCGATGATATTTGATTGCACAGAGAGATACGACCCAGTGACAAAACAATGGGCTGCTGTGGCTTCTCTGAATTTCCCTCGCTGTGGAGTTGGCGTCTCTCCTTGCCATGGAGCTCTGTACGCACTAG GCGGGTGGATCGGCTCTGAGATCGGTAGCACAATGGAACGTTACGACCCAGAGGAAAATAAGTGGGAGGTCATAGGCGACATGGCCGTTCCCCGCTATTATTTTGGTTGCTGCGAGCTACAAG GTTTTATTTACGTTATTGGAGGAATCAGCGAAGAAGGCACAGAGCTGCGCTCAGCAGAAGCGTACGATCCCATCACACGTCGGTGGAGCGCCTTGCCTATTATGCTTACACGTCGAGCCTATGTAGGAGTGGCCTGCCTCAATAACTGCATTTATGCAGTGGGTGGTCGGAATGAGGCTGTGGGTGCTTTGGAGACGGTAGAAAAGTACTGTCCAGAACAG GAGAAGTGGATTGAAGTGGCTCCAATGTCTACAGCGCGTGCAGGGGCATCTGTGTCAGCAGTTAATGGATTGTTGTATGCTGTTGGCGGAAGGGCCGCCAGCAGAACTTTTTCTGCCCCAGTGACAATTGACTCCGTGGAGATCTACGACCCTCACCTGGACACGTGGACAGAAGTTGGCAACATGATCGCCAGTCGCTCTGATGGTGGGCTGGCTGTGCTCTGA